In Runella sp. SP2, the genomic window CTCGACCCGCGTACGAATCTTTAACAACGTGCCGTTTGCTGACTTACCCGTTCTGTATCGATTGGCTCGGGTGTTTGCCTACCCTTCGGTGTTTGAAGGTTTTGGTATTCCCATCGTCGAAGCGCTTCACAGCGGTGTGCCCGTGGTGGCAGCTACGGGTTCGTGTCTGGAAGAAGCGGGCGGCAAAGGTGCTTTGTACGCCGCTCCCGATGACGTTAACGAACTGGCCACCCACCTTCAACGCCTCTGGAACGACGAGCCACTTCGTGCTCAACTTGTAGCCGACGGTCAAGCCCACTTACACCAATTTTCAGCCTCTACTATCGCTGCCCAGCTTTCAGCCCTTTACGAAGAGGTCGGCAAACGGTAAACCATACGCGCTAAAAAACTTCTACCTTTGTCAAACCATCAACCTCATTGAGGCTCTTATGAGAAAGCTACTTGTTGTCTGGACACTGTTACTGCTCACTGGTAGGATGGGAGGATTTGCCCAAACTCCCACTCAGTTTATCTTTTTTAAAACCGACGCTGACGAAAATGAGAATCCTGCCGCCATCGTGTATGTACACTTTGCCAACAAAATGACCCAAATTGCCAAAATTACGGGTAATGCCGAAATGATTGATAAAAAGGAGTTTACCGAAAAGGGGATTCCCAAAAATGCCATTGCCGCCTGTGGTGCTTGGTGGGCAGGTGCTGGCGACTATTTTTACCTTCTCAAAACTCCCAAAGGAATTGCCGTTTACAAAGGTTGGCAAGATGAAAGCCAACAAGACAAGGGCTACCATTGGACTAAACTGAAAGAGATTTCCCGATAGCATGTTACTTCCCGCTCCCTTTATAAGCCTGTTGCAGGCACAACTTGGAACCGATTACGCTGATTTTGAGGCCGCTTTGCAAACGCTTCCGCCCGTCAGTATTCGCTACAATCCTAGAAAAATCACCGCTCCTGCGTCCCAAACGACTCCTATTCCTTGGTGTTTGGAAGGGAGGTATTTAGAACAGCGTCCTGTTTTTACACTCGACCCACTTTTTCATGCGGGGGCGTATTACGTACAAGAAGCCTCGTCGATGTTGATTGGACACGCACTGCCCCAAGTGGCTAACGTGGCCAAACCGCTTCGTGTGCTTGATTTATGCGCCGCTCCAGGCGGAAAAACCACCCTATTGACATCTTTACTTCATCCCGATAGTTTGGTACTGGCCAACGAAGTGATTAAAAGTAGGGTAATGATTTTGAAAGAAAACGTGCAAAAATGGGGTTCACCCAACGTTCACGTGAGCAACCATGACCCCGAGGATTTAGGGAAATTAGAGTCGTTTTTTGACGTTATTTTGATAGATGCCCCTTGTTCTGGCGAAGGTCTTTTTCGCAAAGACCCTGCGGCCATTAATGAGTGGTCGGAAGGAAGTGTACAAGTGTGTGCAGGTCGCCAAAAACGAATCGTGGACGCTGCCTTGCCTTTGCTTACTCCTGGTGGCATCTTGTTGTATTGTACCTGTACTTACAACGACAGTGAAAACCAAGGAACGGGTCAATGGTTGCTTGAGAAAGGTATGGAAGAAATCAAAATTAACGTACCCACTGACTGGGGAGTAGTTGAAAAACCCATTGGATACCAATGTTATCCGCACCGAGTCAAGGGCGAAGGTTTCTTTTTTTCGGTGTTTGAAAAGCCTCATGCCTTTCGTTCGGCGCAACGCTACGATACTTTGCCC contains:
- a CDS encoding methyltransferase RsmF C-terminal domain-like protein, which codes for MLLPAPFISLLQAQLGTDYADFEAALQTLPPVSIRYNPRKITAPASQTTPIPWCLEGRYLEQRPVFTLDPLFHAGAYYVQEASSMLIGHALPQVANVAKPLRVLDLCAAPGGKTTLLTSLLHPDSLVLANEVIKSRVMILKENVQKWGSPNVHVSNHDPEDLGKLESFFDVILIDAPCSGEGLFRKDPAAINEWSEGSVQVCAGRQKRIVDAALPLLTPGGILLYCTCTYNDSENQGTGQWLLEKGMEEIKINVPTDWGVVEKPIGYQCYPHRVKGEGFFFSVFEKPHAFRSAQRYDTLPRRGKEEGFRSCKRLTAKQLPEARKWLEQPDNFHLFVKPNGEVIAFLDSQLNDIRILDNTLSAKGLGLEMGEFKGNDFIPSHALALSTVLSSDISRLELTENEALVFLKKENLSVDAPRGWVLVTYQNQGLGWVKGLGNRVNNYLPKDWRIRMEIPE